The Duganella sp. BuS-21 sequence GGCGCCCGCATCCGCGACGAGCGCCTGCGCCGCCAGGCCGACCAGCTGTGGCGCCACACGGCCCACGTGGCGGCGCTGGCACATGTGGTCGGCCGCAAGCTGACCGCCACCGATCCCGATACCGCGCTGTTCGCCGGCATCGTGCATGAAGCCGCCGGCTTCTACCTGCTGTCGCGCGCCGACGACATGCCGGGCCTGCTTGACGATGTGGGCGGGCTGATGGGGCCGGCGCAGGAAATCATCTCGCGCGAGCTGATGAAGAAGATGTGCATACCCGAGCCGGTGGGCCAGGCCATCGTCTCGCTGCCCGGCGCCACGCTGACGCCGCCGCCTTTGGGCCTGCGCGACACCCTGCTGATTGCCAAGCGCCTGGCGCCGGTGCGCTCGCCGCTGGCGTTGGCCGCAGGGCAGGACAGCCCGTCGCTGGCCGGCTTTGTGGACGACAACGCACTGCTGGACCAGATCCTGCTCGAATCCTCCGATGAAGCCGCATCGATGAGCGCCGCCCTGCTGGTGTGATGTTGGGTATGCGTGTATCCTGACGTCGTCATACAACAGTCGAAAACCATGAATCAGACCGTATCGGCGCCAGCGCCCAAGAAAAAGCACCGCAACCTCGCTCAGGGCGTGGTGGAGGGCTTCACCACCAGCATCCAGGCCGGCACGCTGAAGCCGGGCGAGAAGCTGCCGACCGAGTCCGTCATCATGGAAATGCACGGCGTCAGCCGCACCGTGGTGCGTGAAGCGATTTCGCACCTGCAGGCGGCCGGGCTGGTACAGACGCGCCACGGCATCGGCACCTTTGTGCTGGAGCCGCAGCCGGCCAATATCTTTTCATCCGACACCATACGTACCATCGGCGACGTGCTGGCCATCCTGGAGTTGCGCATCAGCCTGGAGACCGAAGCCGCCTGGCTGGCCGCCACCCGCCGCACGGAAGAGCAGGTGGCCCTGATGGACGCGGCGCTCAAGCGCATCGTCGCCTCGCAGAACCGTTCCGGCGCGGTGGAGTCGGACAAGGCGTTCCACCTGCTGATCGCGCAGTCCACCGGCAACCGTTATTTCGTCGATATCCTGAGTGATCTCGGCAACACCATTATTCCGCGCGCGCGCCTCGATGCCGAGCAGCTGGCCCATGACGATCCGGTGGCCTACCAGGAGCGCGTCAACCGCGAGCACGACGATATCTACAACGCCATCCTGCGCAAGGATGCGGAAGCGGCGCGCGCCGCCATGCGGACGCACCTGAGCAATAGCCGCGAGCGCCTGCGCCGCGCGCAGCAAGAGGTGAGCCAATAGGTGAGCCAATAGGTGAGCCAATAGGTGAGCCAATAGGTGAGCCAATAGGTGAGCCAATAAGCAAGGGCTAGGACGGCGATTTGACGCTTTGCGTTAAATCGCTTGCTTCCCAACAGATCTAGTTGTACGATGTCATACAACACGGCGCCAGAGCGTCATCCCTCATCCCACAGACGTTAATATTGGAGACTGTAATGCATCCGAATGACCTGAAAAAAATCCTTTCCTCCGGCCTGCTGTCGTTCCCTATCACCGACTTCGATGCTGAAGGCGACTTCAACAAGTCGACTTATATCAAACGTCTGGAATGGCTGGCCCCGTACGGCGCGACCGCGCTGTTCGCCGCCGGCGGCACCGGTGAGTTCTTCTCGCTGACCCCGCAGGAATATCCAGAGATCATCAAGACCGCCGTCGACACCTGCCGTGGCCAGGTGCCGATTCTGGCTGGCGTCGGTGGTCCGACCCGCGTTGCCGCAGCCTACGCCAAGGAAGCCGAGCAGGCCGGCGCGCAAGGCCTGCTGCTGCTGCCGCACTACCTGACCGAAGCGTCGCAGGACGGCCTGATCGAACACGTGGCCGAAGTCTGCAAAGCCACCAACCTGGGCGTGGTGGTCTACAACCGCGCCAACTGCCGCCTGAGCCCGAACTCGCTGGCGATCCTGGCCGACCGTTGCCCTAACCTGATCGGCTTCAAGGACGGCATCGGCGACATCGAACTGATGGTCTCGATCTGGCGCAAGATGGGCGACCGCTTCAGCTACCTGGGCGGCCTGCCGACCGCTGAAGTCTACGCCGCCGCCTACAAGGCGCTGGGCACCCCGGTGTACTCGTCGGCCGTGTTCAACTTCATGCCGAAGCTGGCGATGGACTTCTACCACGCCGTGGCCGCCGACAACCACGCCGAACAGAACCGCATGATCGACGAGTTTTTCCTGCCATACCTGGACATTCGCAACCGCA is a genomic window containing:
- a CDS encoding FadR family transcriptional regulator, whose product is MNQTVSAPAPKKKHRNLAQGVVEGFTTSIQAGTLKPGEKLPTESVIMEMHGVSRTVVREAISHLQAAGLVQTRHGIGTFVLEPQPANIFSSDTIRTIGDVLAILELRISLETEAAWLAATRRTEEQVALMDAALKRIVASQNRSGAVESDKAFHLLIAQSTGNRYFVDILSDLGNTIIPRARLDAEQLAHDDPVAYQERVNREHDDIYNAILRKDAEAARAAMRTHLSNSRERLRRAQQEVSQ
- a CDS encoding HDOD domain-containing protein, which gives rise to MEKLRDLSEIVAQASRGELVFPTSVNAALRLQLALADPDCEMDDVIRKVLGEPLLAARTVALANSAVFNRSGVPVTSVRAAVQRVGYRNLYSMAAAMVVRQFGARIRDERLRRQADQLWRHTAHVAALAHVVGRKLTATDPDTALFAGIVHEAAGFYLLSRADDMPGLLDDVGGLMGPAQEIISRELMKKMCIPEPVGQAIVSLPGATLTPPPLGLRDTLLIAKRLAPVRSPLALAAGQDSPSLAGFVDDNALLDQILLESSDEAASMSAALLV
- the kdgD gene encoding 5-dehydro-4-deoxyglucarate dehydratase — translated: MHPNDLKKILSSGLLSFPITDFDAEGDFNKSTYIKRLEWLAPYGATALFAAGGTGEFFSLTPQEYPEIIKTAVDTCRGQVPILAGVGGPTRVAAAYAKEAEQAGAQGLLLLPHYLTEASQDGLIEHVAEVCKATNLGVVVYNRANCRLSPNSLAILADRCPNLIGFKDGIGDIELMVSIWRKMGDRFSYLGGLPTAEVYAAAYKALGTPVYSSAVFNFMPKLAMDFYHAVAADNHAEQNRMIDEFFLPYLDIRNRKAGYAVSIVKAGAKLAGYDAGPVRAPLTDLNAEEMDMLHQLMLKQGAQ